The Phycisphaerales bacterium genome includes a region encoding these proteins:
- a CDS encoding CvpA family protein codes for MILNLFVLLFVIGITFMHSLFGLYSGILNVFCCIVAVAVTFGFGEALTFWATGQFGLHPAYTEAVAYLLLFAVTHGGLRFLADTFLRGNVRVPMLADWIGGAVAGVIIAQLSIGMLLICFLMLPWGGRIMMYQPIERNREEEQRGEERRPGERARIDRNRIWLRSDDFTAGLGKFLSGGSLRGETTVAAVYPNFTEWLAWTGNTVQPESTPAPYRDPKTGDGFKDGITVESWWTQSTPLSSAYTRYRNLAPSEDRPTPAFAPFEYRPEAGHHLLGVRLTLRPAAGDRDRTAIHLFRPTMIRLVGDVVQSEDLRFPRQFAPVVLGGVNPPALADNLRVVDFDNNLSLPATAKIDAYFEVPTDFVPRFVEYRRHARAAVVADHQAKTPPGTRLAAGESAPETPTGATNLRDVLDYALTGPEHRLPFPLAMDRARAASQIEVSGNALVRGRLTGDMSAWSPPGTLTDGNVSVLRIPDGMCIMQFRLNLQQARSLPGQIMNFVTGTTNQYYAADDVGELYPLAGYYAVVTRNNDQYFELFFEPNPLDAGYNQMLNFSDTGLMRQLQNDNTAVLGLIFVIPKGVNIVALNSRQRDGRIELGNIFTSLCQ; via the coding sequence ATGATTCTGAATCTCTTCGTGCTCCTCTTCGTCATCGGCATCACGTTCATGCATTCGCTGTTCGGCCTGTACAGCGGCATCCTGAACGTGTTCTGCTGCATCGTCGCTGTCGCGGTCACCTTCGGGTTCGGCGAAGCGCTCACTTTCTGGGCCACCGGCCAATTCGGCCTGCACCCGGCTTACACGGAAGCCGTGGCGTACCTGCTGCTCTTCGCGGTGACGCACGGTGGGCTGCGCTTCCTGGCGGATACTTTTCTGCGCGGAAACGTGCGCGTGCCGATGCTCGCCGACTGGATTGGTGGTGCTGTGGCCGGCGTCATCATCGCGCAGCTCAGCATTGGCATGCTTTTGATCTGTTTCCTCATGCTGCCTTGGGGGGGCCGCATCATGATGTACCAGCCGATCGAGCGCAACCGCGAGGAGGAGCAGCGCGGCGAGGAGCGGCGGCCCGGCGAGCGCGCCCGGATCGATCGCAACCGCATCTGGCTCCGTTCTGACGACTTCACGGCCGGCCTCGGAAAGTTCCTCAGTGGTGGCAGTCTGCGGGGCGAAACAACTGTGGCGGCCGTTTATCCCAACTTCACGGAATGGCTTGCATGGACCGGAAACACGGTTCAGCCCGAGTCAACGCCCGCCCCCTATCGCGATCCCAAAACGGGTGATGGCTTCAAGGATGGTATCACCGTGGAGTCCTGGTGGACGCAGTCTACGCCGCTTTCGTCCGCCTACACCCGCTACCGCAACCTCGCACCGAGCGAGGATCGCCCGACACCGGCTTTTGCCCCCTTCGAGTACCGGCCAGAAGCAGGCCATCACCTGCTCGGTGTGCGGCTTACGTTGCGTCCGGCGGCCGGGGATCGCGATCGCACCGCCATTCACCTCTTCCGCCCGACCATGATCCGCCTTGTCGGAGACGTCGTTCAGTCGGAAGACCTGCGTTTTCCGCGGCAGTTTGCGCCGGTCGTTCTCGGCGGTGTAAATCCGCCCGCGCTGGCGGACAACCTGCGTGTCGTTGATTTTGACAACAACCTCAGTCTGCCGGCGACCGCGAAGATTGATGCCTACTTCGAAGTCCCGACCGATTTCGTCCCGCGTTTCGTCGAGTATCGCCGCCATGCCCGGGCCGCGGTCGTCGCCGACCACCAGGCCAAAACCCCGCCGGGCACGCGCCTCGCCGCGGGCGAATCCGCGCCGGAAACGCCCACCGGGGCCACCAACCTGCGCGACGTGCTCGACTATGCACTCACCGGGCCGGAACACCGTCTGCCGTTTCCGCTGGCAATGGATCGCGCCCGGGCCGCCAGCCAGATTGAAGTTTCCGGTAACGCGCTCGTGCGCGGCCGCCTGACCGGCGATATGTCGGCCTGGTCGCCGCCGGGCACGTTGACGGACGGCAATGTCTCCGTCCTGCGCATCCCCGACGGCATGTGCATCATGCAATTCCGCCTGAATCTCCAGCAGGCCCGCTCCCTCCCGGGGCAGATCATGAACTTCGTTACGGGGACCACCAACCAGTACTACGCCGCGGACGATGTGGGTGAGCTCTACCCCCTCGCCGGCTATTACGCGGTTGTCACACGCAACAATGACCAGTACTTCGAGCTCTTCTTCGAGCCCAACCCGCTCGACGCCGGCTACAACCAGATGCTCAATTTCAGCGACACCGGCCTCATGCGGCAGTTGCAGAACGACAACACCGCCGTGTTGGGTCTCATTTTCGTCATCCCGAAAGGCGTCAACATCGTGGCCCTCAACAGTCGCCAACGCGACGGCCGCATTGAGCTTGGCAACATTTTCACGTCGTTGTGCCAGTAG
- a CDS encoding alpha/beta fold hydrolase, with protein MSINAQCSTGELPSPGGYRIPYIIERSRRQPRTGGFLLLHGLGVDKDEYLGFYRTLSPKLAEAGFDVLRFDFPAHGESKANASSFTLRNCAVDAIVAAEFLLQEIDSSRLHVFGTSFGAGPAIMAASFFQSSLRNATLLAPAISYRELYIEPAHPLRTAKYSDFYRRAVLEGATVPVSDRAALNWRNAIEFAMCDLGHQLSAIASRTAILHGEADSMVPHELSRDLAARYAGIDLTIIPEMDHGYMDHNDETGESERSQHNLRAILRKALR; from the coding sequence ATGAGCATCAACGCGCAATGTAGCACAGGTGAGCTACCCTCACCGGGTGGCTACAGAATTCCCTACATTATCGAGCGGTCGCGTCGACAACCGCGGACAGGTGGCTTTCTGTTGCTACACGGGCTTGGTGTAGACAAAGATGAGTATCTCGGGTTCTATCGCACGCTGTCACCCAAACTTGCCGAAGCAGGATTCGACGTGCTTCGATTCGATTTCCCAGCCCACGGCGAGAGTAAGGCGAACGCGAGTAGCTTTACACTACGGAACTGTGCCGTAGATGCAATAGTGGCGGCTGAGTTCCTGCTGCAGGAGATCGACAGTTCTCGACTGCACGTTTTCGGGACGAGTTTTGGAGCGGGCCCCGCCATCATGGCAGCAAGCTTTTTTCAGAGCTCGCTGCGGAATGCGACTCTGCTGGCCCCGGCGATCAGTTACCGTGAACTGTACATAGAACCTGCTCATCCGCTGCGTACTGCAAAGTATAGTGATTTTTATCGGCGCGCCGTTCTTGAAGGGGCAACTGTCCCAGTATCCGATCGTGCAGCGCTGAATTGGCGCAATGCAATCGAGTTCGCCATGTGTGACCTTGGTCACCAGCTATCGGCCATCGCGAGCCGCACGGCCATCCTTCATGGTGAGGCCGATTCGATGGTGCCTCACGAACTCTCGCGCGATCTAGCGGCACGATATGCCGGCATCGATCTCACAATTATCCCTGAAATGGATCACGGGTACATGGATCATAATGACGAGACCGGAGAGAGCGAGCGCAGTCAGCACAATCTGCGCGCAATTCTTCGGAAGGCATTGCGATGA
- a CDS encoding transposase — translation MLTLTNEQLDWLADRIPDRPKSPKGGRPVADKRRTLRGIFWMLDNGAKWKDLPREFGARATVHRWFQRWTREGLFEQAMRAAGRLVERRGAYRVYECFIDGTFAKARGGGDGISAATSEKA, via the coding sequence ATGTTGACACTCACAAATGAGCAATTGGATTGGCTGGCGGACAGGATTCCGGATCGGCCGAAGAGTCCGAAGGGCGGACGGCCCGTCGCGGACAAGCGGCGGACGCTGCGCGGCATCTTCTGGATGCTGGACAACGGCGCGAAGTGGAAGGACCTGCCGCGCGAGTTCGGCGCGCGGGCCACGGTGCACCGTTGGTTCCAGCGCTGGACGCGCGAAGGGCTCTTTGAGCAGGCCATGCGGGCCGCCGGACGCCTGGTCGAACGGCGCGGCGCGTACCGCGTGTACGAATGCTTCATCGACGGCACCTTCGCCAAGGCCCGGGGCGGCGGTGATGGGATCAGCGCGGCCACCTCGGAAAAGGCGTGA
- a CDS encoding transposase, whose product MIGDKAYDSDKLDEELAQRGMEMIAPHRGNRKPENVTQDRRPLQRKRRWTVERTISWIQNYRRLCIRWEKSSCLFSGFLHMTCTLLLLSEVLR is encoded by the coding sequence GTGATCGGCGACAAGGCGTACGACAGCGACAAGCTCGACGAAGAGCTCGCACAGCGCGGCATGGAAATGATCGCGCCGCATCGCGGCAACCGCAAGCCGGAGAATGTGACACAGGACCGCCGGCCGCTGCAGCGCAAGCGGCGCTGGACGGTGGAGCGGACGATCTCCTGGATCCAGAACTACCGTCGGCTCTGCATCCGTTGGGAGAAGTCGAGCTGCCTGTTCAGCGGCTTCTTGCATATGACCTGTACGCTTCTCTTGCTTTCAGAGGTTTTGAGATAG
- a CDS encoding DUF2924 domain-containing protein, producing MAMNVGKELADLREMSVRELREKYESVFGEPTRAGNKDWLFKRIAWRIQALAEGDLSERALRRAEFLARDADLRTTAPRTPVANAGNGVNVAVGGNGGGEPGPAPAVLDERVPPPGTVLTRRYRGQAYHVRVRHDGFEYDGQHFRSLSAIAKIITGSHWNGLLFFRIAKRRTTDSTAHSATSRPRSGGVAGVAERRACRSRAGCGR from the coding sequence ATGGCGATGAACGTCGGAAAAGAGCTGGCGGACCTGCGCGAGATGAGCGTTCGCGAACTGCGCGAGAAGTATGAATCCGTCTTCGGCGAGCCTACGCGGGCCGGGAACAAGGACTGGCTGTTCAAGCGGATCGCGTGGCGGATTCAGGCGCTGGCCGAGGGCGACCTGTCCGAGCGTGCGCTCCGGCGGGCGGAGTTTCTGGCCCGGGACGCCGACCTCCGGACCACCGCGCCACGGACGCCGGTCGCCAACGCGGGAAACGGCGTAAACGTCGCGGTAGGCGGGAACGGTGGGGGCGAACCGGGGCCCGCGCCCGCCGTCCTCGACGAGCGCGTGCCGCCACCGGGCACGGTTCTGACACGACGGTATCGCGGCCAGGCGTACCATGTGCGAGTCCGCCACGATGGGTTCGAGTACGACGGCCAACACTTCCGCTCGCTGAGTGCAATCGCCAAGATCATCACCGGCTCGCACTGGAACGGGCTACTCTTCTTCAGGATCGCCAAGCGTAGGACAACCGACAGCACAGCACACAGCGCAACCAGCCGGCCGCGAAGCGGAGGCGTTGCGGGTGTCGCGGAGAGGCGTGCCTGTCGATCCCGCGCTGGCTGTGGCCGGTGA